From Nitratidesulfovibrio vulgaris str. Hildenborough, a single genomic window includes:
- a CDS encoding DMT family protein yields MFASLPVPVVTIGLLFLSNVFMTFAWYGHLRFKAMPLTLAIAASWGIAFFEYCLQVPANRAGYGYYNAVELKTIQEIISLSVFVVFSALYLGEPVRWNHLVGFGLIVAAAFFIFKEW; encoded by the coding sequence ATGTTCGCATCCCTCCCCGTTCCGGTGGTCACCATCGGCCTGCTCTTTCTCTCCAACGTGTTCATGACCTTCGCATGGTACGGGCATCTGCGGTTCAAGGCCATGCCGCTCACGCTTGCCATCGCCGCAAGCTGGGGCATCGCCTTCTTCGAATACTGCCTTCAGGTACCCGCGAACAGGGCGGGCTACGGCTACTACAACGCCGTCGAACTGAAGACCATTCAGGAGATCATATCCCTTTCGGTGTTCGTGGTGTTCTCCGCCCTCTATCTCGGCGAACCTGTACGCTGGAATCATCTTGTCGGCTTCGGTCTCATCGTGGCCGCGGCCTTCTTCATCTTCAAGGAATGGTAG
- the purB gene encoding adenylosuccinate lyase, protein MIDRYTRPEMGNIWTLDNRFRAWLEVEIAVCEAWHRLGVIDAESMQTIRDKADFETDRILEIEQVTRHDVIAFLTAVEEKVGPAARFIHLGCTSSDIVDTANGLLLVRAGELIVKGFERLLDVIGKVAHANKGRLCMGRTHGIHAEPTSFGLKMACFHAEFQRHLARFKDALEGIRVGKISGAVGTYAFLSPEMEAIALDLIGLKVDPVSTQIIQRDRHAHYFTSLALAAGGVERLCVELRHLQRTEVLEAEEGFAKGQKGSSAMPHKKNPISAENMTGLARLIRTNALASMENMALWHERDISHSSVERVIMPDSTILMDYVLHRLANLVENLRIIPENMDRNLAMSYGLFYSQRVLLTLVESGMARQEAYVMVQRCAMQSWETHRPFPDIVRADADISSRIDAATLDALFDPSYYLRHEDTIFRRVFA, encoded by the coding sequence ATGATCGACCGCTATACCCGCCCCGAGATGGGCAACATCTGGACACTGGACAACCGGTTCCGCGCCTGGCTCGAGGTGGAGATCGCCGTCTGTGAGGCGTGGCATCGCCTCGGCGTCATCGATGCAGAGAGCATGCAGACCATCCGCGACAAGGCCGACTTCGAGACCGACCGTATCCTTGAGATTGAGCAGGTCACGCGACACGACGTCATCGCCTTCCTGACCGCCGTCGAAGAGAAGGTCGGCCCCGCCGCCCGCTTCATCCACCTCGGCTGCACGTCATCGGACATCGTCGACACCGCCAACGGCCTGCTCCTCGTCAGGGCCGGCGAGCTCATCGTCAAGGGCTTCGAGCGGCTGCTCGACGTCATCGGCAAGGTCGCCCACGCCAACAAGGGCCGCCTGTGCATGGGCCGCACCCACGGCATCCACGCCGAACCCACGAGCTTCGGCCTCAAGATGGCCTGCTTCCATGCCGAGTTCCAGCGCCACCTCGCCCGCTTCAAGGACGCCCTCGAAGGCATCCGCGTTGGCAAGATATCCGGCGCGGTGGGCACCTATGCCTTCCTTTCCCCCGAGATGGAAGCCATCGCCCTCGACCTCATCGGCCTCAAGGTCGACCCCGTCTCGACGCAGATCATCCAGCGCGACCGCCACGCCCACTACTTCACCTCGCTGGCGCTGGCCGCAGGCGGCGTCGAAAGGCTGTGCGTCGAACTGCGCCACCTGCAACGCACCGAAGTGCTTGAAGCCGAAGAAGGGTTCGCCAAGGGGCAGAAGGGTTCGTCCGCCATGCCCCACAAGAAGAACCCCATCTCCGCCGAGAACATGACGGGCCTTGCGCGGCTCATCCGCACCAACGCCCTCGCGTCCATGGAGAACATGGCGCTGTGGCACGAACGCGACATCAGCCATTCGTCCGTCGAGCGCGTCATCATGCCCGACTCGACCATCCTCATGGACTACGTGCTGCATCGCCTCGCCAACCTCGTCGAGAACCTGCGCATCATCCCCGAGAACATGGACCGCAACCTCGCCATGTCGTACGGGCTGTTCTACTCGCAGCGCGTGCTGCTGACCCTCGTGGAAAGCGGCATGGCACGGCAGGAGGCCTATGTCATGGTGCAGCGCTGCGCCATGCAAAGCTGGGAGACGCACCGCCCCTTCCCCGACATCGTGCGGGCAGACGCGGACATCTCGTCGCGCATCGACGCCGCGACCCTCGATGCCCTGTTCGACCCCTCGTACTATCTGCGCCACGAAGACACCATCTTCCGTCGCGTCTTCGCCTAA
- a CDS encoding L,D-transpeptidase family protein produces the protein MHPALIRRIPILALLFVLFAAATSSASDKGWNTAIADSDLTPRRILAVDKNHQRFLIFERHSPLALRGTFPCTTGQADGDKVAEGDLRTPEGIYFIEGKRTSGLDYGLYGGIAYTLNYPNPVDRLRHKSGYGIWIHSKGRDITPRETRGCIALNRGDIDALAGTLAPGTPVAVADSVASDASFSKQDIETARNLRDRVYAWARAWSARSQEMFSFYDPDAYSLAQDAPFHAFKGQKERLFKTLPWIHTTVHDVKVLQGPGYWVTWFDQYYRAPNHTSEGVRRLYWQPGKDGVMRIVGMEWVPADLGMEDDYLEDVSPRVAELIEQWRKAWETCDVEGYASWYAEDARQGDRVGVAAIAEHKRTLWATIRPVKVALEGVRVAITPDGVTADMTQDYKDTRGYRDKGVKTIYLKPYGASWRIVREDWAPLP, from the coding sequence ATGCACCCAGCCCTCATCCGACGTATCCCCATCCTCGCGCTGCTCTTCGTCCTTTTCGCAGCAGCCACCTCGTCAGCCTCGGACAAGGGCTGGAACACCGCCATCGCAGACAGCGACCTCACCCCGCGCCGTATTCTCGCTGTCGACAAGAACCACCAGCGCTTTCTCATCTTCGAACGGCACAGCCCGCTTGCGCTGCGTGGCACCTTTCCCTGCACCACAGGGCAGGCCGATGGCGACAAGGTCGCCGAAGGCGACCTGCGCACCCCCGAGGGCATCTATTTCATCGAAGGCAAGCGTACCAGCGGCCTCGACTACGGGCTGTACGGCGGCATAGCCTACACGCTGAACTACCCCAACCCCGTGGACAGGCTGCGCCACAAGAGCGGTTACGGCATCTGGATACATAGCAAGGGGCGCGACATCACGCCGCGCGAGACACGCGGGTGCATCGCCCTCAATCGTGGCGACATCGACGCACTTGCGGGCACACTCGCCCCCGGGACCCCCGTCGCGGTGGCGGATTCCGTCGCCTCTGACGCCTCGTTCAGCAAGCAGGACATAGAGACCGCCCGCAACCTGCGCGACCGTGTGTACGCATGGGCGCGCGCATGGTCGGCGCGGTCGCAGGAGATGTTCTCCTTCTACGACCCCGACGCCTACAGCCTCGCGCAAGACGCCCCTTTCCATGCCTTCAAGGGCCAGAAGGAACGTCTCTTCAAGACCCTGCCGTGGATACACACGACCGTGCACGACGTTAAGGTGTTGCAGGGCCCCGGCTACTGGGTGACATGGTTCGACCAGTACTACCGCGCCCCCAACCACACCAGCGAAGGGGTGCGCCGCCTCTACTGGCAGCCCGGAAAGGATGGCGTGATGCGCATCGTGGGCATGGAGTGGGTTCCGGCAGACCTTGGCATGGAAGACGACTATCTTGAGGATGTGAGCCCCCGCGTCGCCGAACTCATCGAACAGTGGCGCAAGGCGTGGGAGACCTGCGATGTGGAAGGCTACGCCTCGTGGTATGCCGAAGACGCCCGACAGGGCGACCGCGTCGGCGTTGCCGCCATCGCCGAACACAAGCGCACCTTGTGGGCGACCATCCGCCCTGTGAAGGTCGCCCTCGAAGGCGTACGCGTCGCCATCACCCCCGATGGCGTCACCGCCGACATGACACAAGACTACAAGGACACGCGCGGTTACCGGGACAAGGGCGTCAAGACCATCTACCTCAAGCCGTACGGTGCCTCTTGGCGCATCGTCCGCGAAGACTGGGCACCGCTGCCGTGA
- a CDS encoding flagellin produces MADRNLQSFIVDYSLQLLQQDMLTNSLFMGSATGKTLRDLVLKEASVPLRTDPTAKALSGTLRADAGMLRQASKNVAEAQSIMDTGASAMNSIKDILADMKDIADEVAAGTMTTANAKPLYKSLRDEMRGIISSTSYNGISLLDGTNWGTDSRMTTSGSGTTLSGSLRIQSGSDGFDLALLDMKSDLYNAYDDGTADLANAAAAAATATRLSTDSTTVTTIADLYAGRSSSIAGHSAALAKQADIMDAAAIVRERGNDGRTTEELLLDLILRASGTLVDENG; encoded by the coding sequence ATGGCAGACCGGAACCTGCAAAGCTTCATCGTCGACTACTCGCTGCAACTTCTCCAGCAGGACATGCTCACCAACAGCCTGTTCATGGGGAGTGCAACCGGCAAGACGCTGCGCGACCTTGTCCTGAAAGAGGCGAGCGTTCCGCTGCGCACCGACCCCACCGCCAAGGCTCTTTCCGGCACACTACGCGCCGACGCCGGCATGTTGCGACAGGCGTCGAAGAATGTGGCCGAAGCACAGAGCATCATGGACACCGGTGCCAGCGCCATGAACTCCATCAAAGACATCCTCGCCGACATGAAGGACATCGCAGACGAGGTCGCAGCGGGCACCATGACCACGGCCAACGCCAAGCCACTCTACAAGTCGCTACGGGACGAGATGCGGGGTATCATCTCCTCCACATCCTACAACGGCATCTCCCTGCTGGACGGCACGAACTGGGGTACAGACAGCCGCATGACGACGTCGGGCAGCGGCACCACCCTTTCCGGTTCGCTACGTATCCAGTCCGGCAGCGACGGCTTCGACCTCGCACTGCTGGACATGAAGAGCGACCTTTACAACGCCTACGACGATGGCACGGCGGACCTCGCCAACGCTGCGGCGGCAGCCGCCACCGCCACAAGGCTCAGCACCGATTCGACCACGGTGACAACCATCGCCGACCTGTACGCAGGGCGCTCGTCCAGCATCGCGGGCCACAGCGCCGCGCTGGCGAAACAGGCGGACATCATGGACGCAGCAGCCATCGTCCGCGAAAGAGGCAATGACGGTCGCACTACCGAGGAGTTGCTGCTCGACCTCATCCTGCGCGCATCAGGGACACTGGTGGACGAGAACGGCTGA
- a CDS encoding PAS domain-containing protein: MRGLMELYGLSAADPECAARLPSGVLLDGGSLSHHPAPMLFIEPESGGIVEANRAACAFYGHPFECLCTMFIDDINMLQRDEILARRRAAATGLANRFSMPHRLATGEVREMLVHSHPVMVGERQLLFPWCTTSPNVHAWARRCAAAKNVSNWWRVQRRWASGTGMCAQGGFP, from the coding sequence ATGAGAGGGCTGATGGAGTTGTACGGTCTTTCGGCCGCCGACCCCGAGTGTGCGGCGCGTCTTCCGTCCGGCGTACTGCTGGATGGAGGGTCCCTGTCACATCATCCGGCGCCCATGCTCTTCATCGAACCGGAGTCGGGCGGCATCGTCGAGGCCAACCGTGCCGCGTGCGCCTTCTATGGGCACCCGTTCGAATGTCTTTGCACGATGTTCATCGACGACATCAACATGCTGCAACGGGATGAGATACTGGCCCGTCGCAGGGCCGCCGCGACGGGACTGGCGAACAGGTTCTCCATGCCGCATCGCCTTGCGACCGGTGAGGTGCGCGAGATGCTGGTGCATTCGCACCCCGTCATGGTGGGCGAAAGGCAGTTGCTGTTTCCGTGGTGCACGACGTCACCGAATGTTCACGCATGGGCGAGGCGTTGCGCAGCCGCGAAGAACGTCTCGAACTGGTGGCGAGTTCAGCGACGCTGGGCCTCTGGGACTGGGATGTGCGCACAGGGCGGCTTTCCGTGA
- a CDS encoding ribonucleoside triphosphate reductase — protein sequence MPKKILKRDGRVETWSVDRVAHAINKALKASGIKDPLLGKRLASRVEAKLEDVDAPEQEHVQDMVQRVLMEARLYAVAERYIIYREKRREMRNQNQAYLDIARMIESYLDRSDWRVNENSNMGHSYQGLILHMAGSVQARYVLEKYPEEVRLAHTHGYFHIHDLSFGLAGYCAGWSLRDLLLEGFNLKGRCCAAPANHFDAACGQIVNFLGTLQNEWAGAQAFNNVDTYLAPFVRHDGLTYDEVKQTMQKLVYNLNTTSRWGGQSPFTNFTFDLAPPKHIANEPVIIGGEFKDSTYGEYGVEMEMINRAFIEVMLEGDADKRIFSFPIPTYNVTPDFPWDSEAGRLLLKLTARYGVPYFQNFINSDLNPEDVRSMCCRLQMDLREIRKRTGGLFGSGDLTGSIGVVTLNLPKLAYLAQGEEDFLDMVTEYAEMARDALEYKRKLCTKLLEAGMFPFSRRYLKNGYNGHFSTIGLIGGHEACLNLLGKGIESEAGLRLMKRTLNHLRDLTVRFQEETGHMYNLEATPGEGTCYRLAKVDRELYEDIAVSGGDVPYYTNSTLLPVGITDDVFSALEHQNELQTLYNGGTVFHSFLGEAAPDEDSVRNYLMKAMSKTRIPYISVTPTFSICQNHGYLHGEHFNCPQCGDEAEVYTRVVGYYRPVNRWNLGKQQEYKERKEYSANSFCGCGNG from the coding sequence ATGCCCAAGAAGATTCTCAAGCGCGACGGCCGGGTGGAAACCTGGTCGGTCGACAGGGTGGCGCACGCCATCAACAAGGCCCTGAAGGCCAGCGGTATCAAAGACCCGTTGCTCGGCAAGCGCCTTGCCTCACGCGTCGAAGCCAAGCTTGAAGACGTGGACGCCCCGGAACAGGAGCACGTGCAGGACATGGTGCAGCGCGTGCTCATGGAAGCCCGTCTCTACGCAGTCGCCGAACGGTACATCATCTACCGCGAGAAGCGGCGCGAGATGCGCAACCAGAATCAGGCCTATCTCGACATCGCCCGCATGATCGAAAGCTACCTCGACCGTAGCGACTGGCGGGTCAACGAAAACTCCAACATGGGGCATTCGTATCAGGGCCTCATCCTGCATATGGCGGGGTCTGTGCAAGCACGGTATGTGCTTGAGAAGTACCCTGAAGAGGTTCGCCTCGCCCATACGCACGGCTATTTCCACATCCATGACCTTTCGTTCGGTCTTGCTGGCTACTGCGCGGGCTGGAGTCTGCGCGACCTGCTGCTCGAGGGCTTCAACCTCAAGGGCCGCTGCTGCGCCGCACCCGCCAACCACTTCGATGCGGCCTGCGGGCAGATCGTCAACTTCCTCGGAACGTTGCAGAACGAGTGGGCCGGTGCGCAGGCGTTCAACAACGTCGATACCTATCTCGCCCCCTTCGTGCGCCATGACGGGCTGACCTACGACGAGGTGAAGCAGACCATGCAGAAGCTGGTCTACAACCTCAACACCACGTCGCGGTGGGGCGGGCAAAGCCCGTTCACCAACTTCACCTTCGACCTCGCACCGCCAAAGCACATCGCCAACGAGCCTGTCATCATCGGTGGCGAGTTCAAGGACTCGACCTACGGCGAGTACGGGGTGGAGATGGAGATGATCAACCGAGCGTTCATCGAGGTCATGCTCGAAGGCGACGCCGACAAGCGCATCTTCTCCTTCCCCATCCCCACCTACAACGTCACCCCCGACTTCCCGTGGGATTCCGAGGCGGGCAGGCTGCTGCTGAAGCTCACGGCGCGCTACGGGGTGCCGTACTTCCAGAACTTCATCAACTCCGACCTCAACCCCGAAGACGTACGCTCCATGTGCTGCCGTCTGCAGATGGACCTGCGCGAGATTCGCAAGCGCACGGGCGGTCTCTTCGGTTCGGGCGACCTCACCGGTTCCATCGGCGTGGTCACGCTCAACCTGCCCAAACTCGCCTACCTCGCACAGGGAGAGGAAGACTTCCTCGACATGGTGACGGAGTATGCCGAGATGGCGCGCGACGCCCTCGAATACAAGCGCAAGCTGTGCACCAAGCTGCTCGAGGCGGGCATGTTCCCGTTCTCGCGCCGCTACCTCAAGAACGGCTACAACGGGCACTTCTCCACCATCGGTCTCATCGGCGGGCACGAGGCGTGCCTCAACCTGCTTGGCAAGGGCATCGAGAGCGAGGCGGGGCTGCGGCTCATGAAGCGCACCCTGAACCACCTGCGCGACCTCACGGTGCGTTTCCAGGAAGAGACGGGCCACATGTACAACCTTGAGGCGACCCCCGGCGAAGGCACCTGCTACCGCCTTGCCAAGGTCGACCGCGAATTGTACGAGGACATCGCCGTCTCCGGTGGTGACGTGCCCTACTATACGAACTCGACGCTTCTGCCCGTGGGCATCACCGATGACGTGTTCTCCGCGCTGGAGCATCAGAACGAACTCCAGACCCTGTACAACGGGGGCACGGTGTTCCACTCGTTCCTCGGCGAAGCGGCACCGGATGAGGACTCTGTGCGCAACTACCTCATGAAGGCCATGAGCAAGACGCGCATCCCCTACATCTCGGTCACGCCCACGTTCTCCATCTGCCAGAATCACGGCTATCTGCACGGCGAGCATTTCAACTGCCCGCAGTGCGGTGACGAGGCCGAGGTCTACACCCGCGTGGTGGGCTACTACAGGCCCGTCAACCGCTGGAACCTCGGCAAGCAGCAGGAGTACAAGGAACGCAAGGAATACAGCGCCAACAGCTTCTGCGGCTGCGGCAACGGCTAG
- a CDS encoding glutamine--tRNA ligase/YqeY domain fusion protein codes for MSEQNPNVSERTTEATPGLDFVRSRVVADNRTGRFDGRVHTRFPPEPNGYLHIGHAKSICLNFGIANEYGGKCNLRFDDTNPVKESREYVDSIRTDVAWMGFSWDDREFYASNYFEQLYQFAEQLIMAGKAYVDSLSAEEIRAHRGTLTQPGTESPYRNRSVEENLDLFRRMRAGEFADGTHVLRAKIDMASPNVVMRDPTLYRIRHAHHHRTGDAWCIYPMYDFTHCISDSLEGITHSICTLEFENNRELYDWTLDALGVYHPQQIEFARLNLTYTVLSKRKLIQLVEGGFVKGWDDPRMPTISGLRRRGVPPEALREFCARIGVAKADSTVDYGLFEFCIRERLNATTPRVMGVLDPIRVVIENYPEGQVEEFDMPYHPEDASFGSRIVPFSRVLYIERDDFREDPPKKFFRLAPGAEVRLRYAYYITCREVVKDEAGNIVELRCTYDPESRGGSSPDGRKVKGTLHWVSAAHAVESEVRLYEQLFAVSDPDDVPEGGVFTDNLNPDSLKVVRAMLEPSLGGIEPGTKVQFERMGYFCADPDSVPGAPVFNRTVTLKDTWAKLEKKMG; via the coding sequence ATGAGCGAACAGAACCCGAACGTTTCCGAACGAACCACCGAGGCGACTCCCGGCCTCGACTTCGTGCGCAGCCGCGTTGTCGCCGACAACAGAACGGGCCGTTTCGACGGTCGCGTACACACGCGCTTTCCCCCGGAACCCAACGGCTATCTGCATATCGGGCACGCCAAGTCCATCTGCCTCAATTTCGGCATAGCGAACGAATACGGCGGCAAGTGCAACCTGCGTTTCGACGACACCAACCCTGTCAAGGAAAGCCGGGAATACGTCGACTCCATCCGCACCGACGTGGCATGGATGGGCTTTTCGTGGGACGACCGTGAATTCTACGCCTCGAACTACTTCGAACAACTCTACCAGTTCGCCGAACAGCTCATCATGGCTGGCAAAGCCTACGTGGACAGCCTCTCCGCCGAGGAGATACGCGCCCACCGGGGTACGCTCACGCAGCCCGGCACCGAAAGCCCCTACCGCAACCGTAGCGTTGAAGAGAACCTCGACCTCTTCCGCCGCATGAGAGCTGGCGAATTCGCCGACGGCACCCACGTGCTGCGTGCCAAGATAGACATGGCTTCGCCCAACGTGGTCATGCGCGACCCTACGCTGTACCGCATCCGCCATGCCCACCACCATCGTACCGGCGACGCATGGTGCATCTATCCCATGTACGACTTCACGCACTGCATCTCCGACTCGCTTGAGGGCATCACGCATTCCATCTGCACCCTCGAATTCGAGAACAACCGCGAACTGTACGACTGGACGCTCGATGCCCTCGGCGTCTACCACCCGCAGCAGATAGAGTTCGCCCGGCTCAACCTCACCTACACGGTGCTGTCCAAGCGCAAGCTCATCCAGCTTGTGGAAGGCGGCTTCGTGAAGGGATGGGACGACCCGCGCATGCCCACCATCAGCGGCTTGCGCCGTCGCGGCGTGCCCCCCGAGGCGCTACGCGAATTCTGCGCCCGCATCGGCGTCGCCAAGGCGGACAGCACGGTCGACTACGGGCTGTTCGAGTTCTGCATCCGCGAGCGCCTCAACGCCACCACCCCCCGCGTCATGGGCGTTCTCGACCCCATTCGCGTGGTCATCGAGAACTATCCTGAAGGGCAGGTCGAAGAGTTCGACATGCCCTACCACCCCGAAGACGCGTCTTTCGGTTCGCGCATAGTGCCCTTCTCGCGCGTGCTGTACATCGAACGTGACGACTTCAGGGAAGACCCGCCCAAGAAGTTCTTCCGACTCGCCCCCGGTGCCGAAGTGCGCCTGCGCTACGCCTACTACATCACCTGCCGCGAGGTGGTGAAGGACGAGGCGGGCAACATCGTCGAACTTCGCTGCACCTACGACCCCGAATCGCGCGGCGGTTCGTCGCCCGACGGTCGCAAGGTCAAGGGGACGCTGCACTGGGTCTCCGCTGCCCATGCCGTTGAGTCGGAAGTGCGCCTCTACGAGCAACTCTTCGCCGTATCCGACCCCGATGACGTGCCCGAAGGCGGTGTCTTCACCGACAATCTCAATCCCGACTCGCTCAAGGTCGTCCGCGCCATGCTCGAACCTTCGCTGGGCGGCATCGAACCCGGCACCAAGGTGCAATTCGAGCGCATGGGCTACTTCTGCGCCGACCCGGACTCCGTGCCCGGTGCGCCCGTGTTCAACCGCACCGTGACCCTCAAGGACACGTGGGCGAAACTCGAGAAGAAGATGGGCTAG
- a CDS encoding FmdB family zinc ribbon protein — protein sequence MPIYEYRCNDCEQVFEEWLRTFDETEHTCPVCGGHAERIMSNTTFVLKGGGWYVSEYGKQSASTAGASSDVGKPAASTTDAGTASASAGSGTASAGASS from the coding sequence ATGCCCATCTACGAGTATCGTTGCAACGACTGTGAGCAGGTCTTCGAGGAGTGGCTCAGGACGTTCGACGAGACCGAGCACACCTGCCCGGTGTGCGGTGGCCACGCCGAACGCATCATGTCCAACACCACCTTCGTCCTGAAGGGCGGTGGCTGGTATGTGTCCGAATACGGAAAGCAGTCCGCCTCCACGGCGGGTGCATCCTCCGACGTCGGCAAGCCTGCCGCATCCACCACCGATGCGGGCACTGCCTCCGCGTCGGCGGGGTCTGGTACCGCGTCAGCTGGCGCTTCCTCGTAG
- a CDS encoding sensor domain-containing diguanylate cyclase, with the protein MGEALRSREERLELVASSATLGLWDWDVRTGRLSVNPGWVALLGFPAGWTQRGIDDWMERIHHADRNRVLTALNAHLEGRTDRYEAEYRIHDGGDALRWVHDQGRVVRRDAVGVPARVIGLFMDVTARRYAEESRARLFELSLDMLCILDFEGRFHEVNPAWNSTLGWTVSEMLETSLGGLTHEADATAVAQALDQLAAGERVRGLEVRLRCSDGTWRWLSWSARPEVEQRRIYAVVRDVTHQKRQEVELRRMASMDALTGVSNRATFMETLADMMQRCCHDRAVASVLVMDVDNFKLVNDTWGHAVGDEVLRRLGRAMVPLLRTVDTVGRLGGEEFGVLLPGVGPEAACCVAERLRAAIAAMEVPCDDGRGEALRVTVSVGVASCPPYHSVTEVLRAADKALYRAKASGRDRVVCGPVALLEMSCPESPTIP; encoded by the coding sequence ATGGGCGAGGCGTTGCGCAGCCGCGAAGAACGTCTCGAACTGGTGGCGAGTTCAGCGACGCTGGGCCTCTGGGACTGGGATGTGCGCACAGGGCGGCTTTCCGTGAATCCGGGGTGGGTGGCGTTGCTCGGTTTCCCGGCGGGCTGGACGCAGCGGGGCATCGACGACTGGATGGAACGCATCCACCACGCCGACCGCAATCGCGTGCTCACGGCGCTCAACGCCCACCTTGAGGGGCGCACGGACAGGTACGAGGCAGAGTACCGCATCCATGACGGGGGCGATGCCCTGCGCTGGGTGCATGATCAGGGGCGGGTAGTGCGGCGTGATGCCGTCGGCGTTCCGGCGCGGGTCATCGGTCTGTTCATGGACGTGACTGCGCGGCGTTATGCAGAGGAGTCGCGGGCGCGGCTTTTCGAACTGTCTCTCGACATGCTGTGCATCCTCGACTTCGAGGGGCGATTCCACGAGGTCAATCCGGCGTGGAACAGCACCCTTGGCTGGACGGTGTCCGAGATGCTGGAGACGTCGCTGGGAGGGCTCACCCATGAGGCTGATGCCACTGCCGTGGCGCAGGCTCTTGACCAACTCGCAGCAGGTGAAAGGGTCCGGGGGCTTGAGGTGCGGTTGAGATGCAGCGATGGCACATGGAGGTGGCTGTCGTGGAGTGCGCGGCCCGAGGTCGAACAGAGACGCATCTACGCGGTGGTGCGCGACGTCACGCACCAGAAGCGGCAGGAGGTCGAACTGCGGCGGATGGCCTCGATGGATGCGCTCACAGGCGTCTCGAACAGGGCGACATTCATGGAGACCCTGGCCGACATGATGCAGCGTTGCTGCCACGACAGGGCGGTGGCTTCTGTCCTTGTCATGGATGTGGACAACTTCAAACTGGTCAATGACACGTGGGGGCACGCCGTCGGAGACGAGGTGCTGCGGCGGCTTGGCCGTGCGATGGTGCCCCTGTTGCGCACCGTCGACACCGTGGGTCGTCTGGGGGGAGAGGAGTTCGGCGTACTCTTGCCGGGCGTGGGGCCCGAGGCGGCGTGCTGTGTGGCGGAACGGTTGCGGGCAGCCATCGCAGCCATGGAGGTGCCGTGCGACGACGGACGGGGTGAGGCCTTGCGGGTCACGGTCAGTGTGGGGGTCGCGTCGTGTCCTCCCTATCATTCGGTGACCGAGGTGCTGCGCGCCGCCGACAAGGCCCTCTACCGCGCCAAGGCCTCGGGACGTGACCGTGTGGTGTGCGGCCCGGTGGCCCTTCTCGAGATGTCATGCCCCGAGTCGCCTACCATTCCTTGA
- the pyrE gene encoding orotate phosphoribosyltransferase, which translates to MQELKKRLARLLVEKSYREGDFTLTSGRKSTYYFDCKQTALHAEGSWLIGTLFNELLKDVDIVGVGGMTLGADPLISATTVISHEKGRPLAGFIVRKQPKGHGTDQYVEGLANFKPGDKVAMLEDVVTTGGSLLKACERVKAAGLDIVAVCTVLDREEGGRQAILDAGYELISVFTRDELVAAARS; encoded by the coding sequence ATGCAGGAACTCAAGAAACGCCTCGCCCGTCTGCTGGTCGAGAAATCGTACCGTGAAGGCGACTTCACCCTCACTTCGGGCCGCAAGAGCACCTACTACTTCGACTGCAAGCAGACTGCCCTGCACGCCGAAGGCTCGTGGCTCATCGGCACCCTGTTCAACGAACTGCTCAAGGATGTGGACATCGTGGGCGTGGGCGGCATGACGCTGGGTGCAGACCCGCTCATCTCCGCCACCACGGTCATCTCCCACGAGAAGGGACGCCCGCTGGCCGGGTTCATCGTCCGCAAGCAGCCCAAGGGCCATGGCACCGACCAGTACGTGGAGGGACTCGCCAACTTCAAGCCCGGCGACAAGGTTGCCATGCTCGAAGACGTTGTCACCACCGGGGGTTCCCTGTTAAAAGCATGTGAGAGGGTCAAGGCCGCCGGACTCGATATCGTGGCGGTATGCACCGTCCTCGATCGTGAAGAAGGGGGCAGGCAGGCGATACTGGACGCCGGGTACGAACTCATCTCCGTGTTCACCCGCGACGAACTCGTCGCCGCAGCCCGCTCGTAG